In the candidate division KSB1 bacterium genome, one interval contains:
- a CDS encoding fibronectin type III domain-containing protein: MSRRGVVSTLVLVALCPLRATAQQTGEVTLSWLPNTEADLAGYRVYYGTRSGKYRWCLNVEKEKAEITIVGLDVGVRYYFVVTAYDLRGNESLPSEEVSWVIGASEATPDLLGLAAPCPNPFRTSTTLELNMPQRGPVTVDVIDVRGRLVRRVHEGELPAGRNLLVWDGKAEDGVPAPAGAYFVVARTGRGVTSRPVVWLGR, encoded by the coding sequence GTGAGCAGACGGGGAGTCGTAAGCACCTTGGTCTTGGTCGCTCTCTGCCCCCTGCGGGCGACTGCACAGCAGACCGGCGAGGTCACCCTGAGTTGGCTACCCAATACCGAGGCCGATCTGGCAGGGTATCGGGTATACTACGGGACACGAAGCGGAAAATACCGGTGGTGCCTAAATGTCGAGAAGGAAAAGGCTGAGATAACAATCGTCGGCCTCGACGTTGGCGTCAGGTACTACTTTGTGGTTACCGCCTACGACCTTCGCGGTAACGAAAGCCTACCCTCCGAAGAGGTATCGTGGGTGATTGGGGCGTCGGAGGCCACCCCAGACCTTCTTGGCTTGGCGGCGCCCTGCCCCAATCCGTTCCGCACATCCACCACGCTTGAGCTCAATATGCCCCAGCGCGGGCCGGTGACCGTGGACGTGATCGACGTACGGGGACGGCTGGTGCGTAGGGTTCACGAAGGTGAACTTCCTGCTGGCCGGAACCTGCTCGTCTGGGATGGCAAGGCCGAAGATGGGGTCCCAGCGCCAGCGGGAGCGTACTTTGTGGTAGCGCGGACAGGGCGCGGGGTGACCTCTCGTCCCGTGGTCTGGCTCGGGCGTTGA